One genomic window of Misgurnus anguillicaudatus chromosome 12, ASM2758022v2, whole genome shotgun sequence includes the following:
- the hvcn1 gene encoding voltage-gated hydrogen channel 1, with protein MSRFLRHFTTVGDEHDSAPQWHDEEVHDAGDDFELSTGQQLGQVSFRDSLRRLYKADKFQIVVVCLVVLDAIFVLCELLIDLSIIEADHHKIAPQIFHYLSLSLLTFFMVELCGKIFAFRLEFFRHKFEVFDGIVVVVSFILDIVYVSNEDAFDAMGLLILLRLWRVARIINGILVSVKNRAHHKVQKLKVINENLVHQINELKDQNTKIEQENTRLQTILKQHDIKY; from the exons ATGTCCCGTTTTCTGAGGCATTTCACTACTGTGGGTGATGAGCATGACAGCGCTCCGCAGTGGCACGATGAGGAAGTGCACGATGCGGGTGATGACTTTGAGCTGTCAACGGGGCAACAGCTGGGTCAGGTCAGCTTCAGGGACTCCTTACGGCGACTATACAAGGCTGATAAGTTTCAg ATTGTTGTTGTGTGCCTGGTGGTGTTGGATGCCATTTTTGTGCTGTGCGAGTTGCTTATCGACTTGTCTATCATTGAAGCGGATCATCACAAAATTGCCCCGCAG ATTTTCCACTATCTCAGCCTTTCCCTTCTGACGTTTTTCATGGTGGAGCTGTGTGGGAAAATCTTCGCTTTCCGCCTGGAATTCTTCCGGCATAAGTTTGAGGTGTTTGACGGGATTGTCGTGGTGGTGTCTTTTATCCTGGATATTGTATATGTCTCAAACGAAGATGCATTTGATGCCATGGGCCTTCTCATCTTGCTTAGGCTATGGAGAGTGGCCAGGATCATAAATG GTATCCTGGTGTCAGTGAAAAATCGTGCCCATCACAAAGTTCAGAAACTGAAGGTGATCAATGAAAACCTCGTTCATCAAATTAATGAACTTAAAGACCAGAACACAAAAATA GAACAGGAAAACACCAGGCTTCAGACCATCTTGAAACAGCACGATATTAAGTATTGA